In the Pongo abelii isolate AG06213 chromosome 18, NHGRI_mPonAbe1-v2.0_pri, whole genome shotgun sequence genome, GCTTTTCTTTCCTGATAACTCTTAGTTCTCGTCCTAGTTCCTCCCCCACAGTCTCTTAACTCTAGGGGTATGATAGGGAGGATCCTGCCGGTGCCAGCTGGGAACGGTAAGCCGGCGTGCCCGGGGTATCCCGGGGTACGTGGTCTGCAGGGCGCAGCCACCACGTCCCACCATGTGCGTACCCACGAGAGCCGGCAAGAAGGCCCCGGCACAGCAGCCTTGGCGGGAACCTCGCGGCGCTTCCCAGCCCAGGCTCTCCTACCGCAAAGGCTTTAAAGACTCGCAGCGACACTCACTTCTTGCTCAGTTTCGGCTCGCTGCCGTCCACTTTCACCTCGGCCGCCTGCACGGCCGCCATCTTCCCGGAGGGCCCGACCCAAAAGTAAGGAGGATAGTACGTTAATTTCCAGGTCAAGGTGCGAAGCCCCACCTCTTCCGGGGGAGAGGGGGCGGGCACTCTCGATACGCCGCCGGGGCTGCTGCGCAGGCCCAGTGCTGCAGTTCGCCACAGAGGCGTCTGCGGCGACAGCTCAGTCAGCTGTGCTGTGTGTGCCAGGCGCTCGCGAGGGGGCAGCTCTTCTAGTAGTGCTTGGCGTCAGACATGGCGGAGGCGATGGATTTGGGCAAAGACCCCAACGGGCCCACCCATTCCTCGACTCTGTTCGTGAGGGACGACGGCAGCTCCATGTCCTTCTACGTGCGGCCCAGCCCGGCCAAGCGTCGGCTGTCGACGCTCATCCTGCACGGCGGCGGCACCGTGTGCCGAGTGCAGGAGCCCGGGGCCGTGCTGCTGGCCCAGCCCGGGGAGGCGCTGGCCGAGGCCTCGGGTGATTTCATCTCCACGCAGTACATCCTGGACTGCGTGGAGCGCAACGAGaggttggagctggaggcctaTCGGCTGGGCCCCGCCTCGGCGGCGGACACCGGCTCGGAAGCAAAGCCCGGGGCCCTGGCCGAGGGCGCCGCGGAGCCGGAGCCGCAGCGGCTCGCGGGGCGGATCGCCTTCACGGATGCGGACGACGTAGCCATCCTGACCTACGTGAAGGAAAATGCCCGCTCGCCCAGCTCCGTCACTGGTAACGCCTTGTGGAAAGCGATGGAGAAGAGCTCGCTCACGCAGCATTCGTGGCAGTCCCTGAAGGACCGCTACCTCAAGCACCTGCGGGGCCAGGAGCATAAGTACCTGCTGGGGGACGCGCCGGTGAGCCCCTCCTCTCAGAAGCTCAAGCGGAAGGCGGAGGAGGACCCGGAGGCCGCGGATAGCGGGGGTGAGGAGGCTGCGCGCGGGGCCTCGGGGACACCGGGTGGGGTTGGGGTCTTTTTCCTGGCTGCTTGGCGTCCATCTTGGCATCTTGGGTAGCAGCGCTTGGCCCCTCCCGCTGTTGACATCCGGGTAAATTTGCACCATTTTcttgcctcctccctcccttgttgtttattattgttctttttttgcgATGGGTCTGTGTTACCTaagctggtctgaactcctgagctcaagcgatcctcctgcctcggccacccacccaaagtgttgggattacaggagtgagccaccacgtccggcctcttgtcctttttattttttaatttttgagtggGGGCTCGttccgtcgcccaggctgtgATGCAGCCGCGCGATCAAGACCCACTGCATCCTGGACGTCCCGGGCTCAAGCGAATctccggcttcagcctcccaagtagctggaactacactcCCGCGCCACCATGTCccgctaaattaaaaaaaaaaaaaattgctgtagagatgggggtctcgctgtgttgccctgacaggtctcgaactcttgggctcaagcgatcctcccgcctccgtctcccaaagtgttgggattacaggcgtgagccatcacacccagcttcttggtctagttttaatttactttcccaTTGACTAGAATATTGACATGGTTCTATATTCAAAAGTTACAAAAAGAGTATATAGAAAATTctctcttggccgggcgcggtggctcaagcttgtaatcccagcactttgggaggccgaggcgggcggatcacctgaggtcaggagatggagacaagcctgaccaacatggcgaaacgccgcccctactaaaaatacaaaaattagccggccgtggc is a window encoding:
- the TERF2IP gene encoding telomeric repeat-binding factor 2-interacting protein 1 codes for the protein MAEAMDLGKDPNGPTHSSTLFVRDDGSSMSFYVRPSPAKRRLSTLILHGGGTVCRVQEPGAVLLAQPGEALAEASGDFISTQYILDCVERNERLELEAYRLGPASAADTGSEAKPGALAEGAAEPEPQRLAGRIAFTDADDVAILTYVKENARSPSSVTGNALWKAMEKSSLTQHSWQSLKDRYLKHLRGQEHKYLLGDAPVSPSSQKLKRKAEEDPEAADSGEPQNKRTPDLPEEEYVKEEIQENEEAVKKMLVEATREFEEVVVDESPPDFEIHITMCDDDPPTPEEDSETQPDEEEEEEEEKVSQPEVGAAIKIIRQLMEKFNLDLSTVTQAFLKNSGELEATSAFLASGQRADGYPIWSRQDDIDLQKDDEDTREALVKKFGAQNVARRIEFRKK